CGTCGAAGGCGCTGTAGCCCTCATCGCTCAGCACCTGTTCCCCATCCAACGTTGTTTCCATATGCCCAGCATAGGCACACATATCGGCCGCAGTAATCCCGACTTCCCGAATATGTGCCACTGACGTCAACTCAACGGCACATATTCGGGAGATTGGGGCCGATTTCCCGAATATGTGACGCTCAGCACATGTCAGTGGCACATATTCGGGAAGGAAGGGATTACGGGGTGCCACCGTATGGCGGTAATGCACCTTATAGCAGCGTGGCCGGGTCGAGTTTGGCGAGGTCGGCGGCGGGCAGCGCGTCGGCGGCCTGCTCGTACAGGCGCGGGATGCGGTTGCGCAGGCAGGTGAAGATCTCGTAGCTGATGGTGTCGGCGGCGCGGGCCCAATCGTCGGCGGTAGGCTCAACGTAATCCTCGCCGCGTCCCGCGCCGAACAGTTCGACCGTGTCGCCCTCGTGAACGCCGAGTTCGGCGGCGGATCCGTGCAGGTCCACGATGAACTGGTCCATGCACACGCGACCGCACACACGGTACAGTCTCGGGCCTTCGGCGGTCATGATGCGCACCGGGCCTCCCGGCTTCTCCACATGCTTGGCCCCCTCCATGTCGAATCCCGAAGCGGAGCGGTGGATGCCGTCGGCGTACCCCAGCGGCACTATGGCGGTGGACGTGTTGTCCGGGGTCAGATAGGTACGGCCATAGGAGATGCCGTGACCCGCCTCCACGTCCTTGACCGTGCCGAGCTGCGCCTGCAGGCGCATGGCCGGGGTCAGATGCCAGTCGCGCGGGGTGCCCATCGCGGGGTCGGGTTCGTAGCCGTACAGGCCGATGCCGGGGCGGGTGAGTTCGAAATGGATCTCGGGTCGGTCCAGTGTCGCCGCCGTATTGGCCAGATGTCGGATCTCGGGCGGGATGCCGGCCAGCTCCATGCGCCTGGTGAAGTCCTTGAACGTTGCGATCTGCTGGTCGGTGGAGGCGACGAATTCGGGCACATCGGGCGAATCGGCCACGGCGAGGTGGCTCCACTGGCCCACGATGCGCAGCACACCCTCCTTGGCGAGGGGCACGAGCGCGGCGAGCGCGGCGTCGAATCCGGCCGGAGTGAACCCGTTGCGGCCAAAACCGGAATCGACCTTCACATGCACGCGGGCGGGCTTGCCGAGCCTGCGCGCGGCGGCGGCCAGCGCTTCGATGCCGGACAGGGAGCCGACCGACACGTCGATGTCGGCGGCGATCAAATCATCGAACGGCGCCGCGGCGCCGTTGTATACCCAGGTCAGGATATGGCACCGGTCGGGGCCGATGCCAAGCCTGCGCAACAGGAGCGCCTCATGCGATTGCGCGGTGCCGAGCCATGTGGCCCCGCCGGCGAGCGCGGCCAGGGCGGTGGGCAGCAGGCCATGGCCGTATGCGTCGGCCTTGACCACGCCCATCACCGCCGTGCCCGATGTGGGGCCACCCACCACGGAGACCAGATGGGCCATGTTGTCGCGCATGGTTTTGAGGTTCACGATGGCCTGCGCGGGGTATTGCCGGCGGGCGGCCTCGTAATTGGCTTTGCCCCGCTCGGAGGAGAATGCGATTTCCGGTGCTGCGTTCATGCTCATGGATATCTATTGTTGCGCGGGAATATGACGTGCGGTCGTTTCGACCGCATGACGCCGTCCCGGCGTGCGGAACGGCGGGCACCGTTTTCGCCGGGCAGTCGTACACTAATGTCCAATGTGCGGTTTTCGACACAGGACCGCCTATGATTCCCGGCGTTGAGGCGTGCCGGGATCCCGGAAATCCGTCCGGTTCAGCCCCATAATCCTAGATTTCATGAGAGAAGAACATGGATCTGTTTCGTAAGAAAAGCGTGGATCAGCTTGTCGCCGAATCCACTCCCCTCAAACGCACGATGCGCACATTCGATCTGACGATGCTCGGCATCGGCGCGATCATCGGCACCGGCATCTTCGTGCTCACCGGCAAGGGCGCGC
The window above is part of the Bifidobacterium longum subsp. infantis ATCC 15697 = JCM 1222 = DSM 20088 genome. Proteins encoded here:
- the alr gene encoding alanine racemase, yielding MSMNAAPEIAFSSERGKANYEAARRQYPAQAIVNLKTMRDNMAHLVSVVGGPTSGTAVMGVVKADAYGHGLLPTALAALAGGATWLGTAQSHEALLLRRLGIGPDRCHILTWVYNGAAAPFDDLIAADIDVSVGSLSGIEALAAAARRLGKPARVHVKVDSGFGRNGFTPAGFDAALAALVPLAKEGVLRIVGQWSHLAVADSPDVPEFVASTDQQIATFKDFTRRMELAGIPPEIRHLANTAATLDRPEIHFELTRPGIGLYGYEPDPAMGTPRDWHLTPAMRLQAQLGTVKDVEAGHGISYGRTYLTPDNTSTAIVPLGYADGIHRSASGFDMEGAKHVEKPGGPVRIMTAEGPRLYRVCGRVCMDQFIVDLHGSAAELGVHEGDTVELFGAGRGEDYVEPTADDWARAADTISYEIFTCLRNRIPRLYEQAADALPAADLAKLDPATLL